The following coding sequences lie in one Glycine soja cultivar W05 chromosome 16, ASM419377v2, whole genome shotgun sequence genomic window:
- the LOC114390609 gene encoding NAC domain-containing protein 62-like: protein MENIISICDHMPVGFRFRPTDEELVDYYLKHKLLADDFPVHIIPEIDLCKVEPWDVPGRSVIKSDDPEWFFFSPVDYKYLKSKRFNRTTKRGFWKATGNDRKIRIPGTSNVIGTKKTLVFHQGRVPRGAKTNWVIHEYHAVTSHESQRAFVLCRLMKKAEKKNEGGIEAPSFDEGEPSIHMVSDYGNPARAEGIASVDIIPGVDMDEIFRAVDQAEKFSPPVQQSPTGIGLEDFFPNSPLFNARFGSENINMQTSLEVTDDEDELVNSFLVYDEEFVINEERRHCFVNSSTQPKSLRRVYNESSEMDAEVVSNLNEHISSGEYPALKMFKSSHDVVRGGPSRLALNQKANKEKKESIIQDDLWAVETSSCDSTADEPIEISSSPSTPTRLKNQYHLRPENLILQRTVAGRPQTQKVSNNAVSHLEVQKELLTVKSEKDQKNAQNTSSRGNLKNKSQQSSDVNNNGSFFYMEMTSNQSLFPRSVYLVNVVIGILLLIVISWDVLSC from the exons ATGGAGAACATAATTTCCATATGTGATCACATGCCTGTAGGATTCAGATTCCGTCCCACAGATGAAGAGCTTGTCGACTATTACCTCAAACACAAGCTTCTGGCTGATGATTTCCCTGTCCACATCATCCCTGAAATCGACCTTTGCAAGGTGGAACCTTGGGACGTACCAG GAAGATCAGTGATCAAATCCGATGACCCAGAATGGTTTTTCTTCAGTCCTGTGGATTACAAGTACTTGAAGAGTAAAAGGTTTAACAGGACAACCAAGCGTGGCTTCTGGAAAGCCACTGGGAATGACCGGAAAATAAGGATACCGGGCACCAGCAATGTCATTGGGACTAAGAAGACTCTTGTTTTCCACCAAGGCCGTGTTCCCCGTGGTGCCAAGACCAACTGGGTTATTCATGAATACCATGCTGTTACCTCCCATGAAAGCCAG AGGGCTTTTGTTTTGTGCCGCTTGATGAAGAAagctgagaaaaaaaatgaagggggAATTGAGGCACCGTCTTTTGATGAAGGGGAGCCCAGTATACACATGGTTTCTGACTATGGAAATCCGGCAAGAGCAGAAGGCATTGCATCT GTAGATATTATTCCTGGAGTAGATATGGATGAAATCTTTCGGGCAGTGGATCAAGCTGAGAAATTCTCCCCCCCAGTACAACAGTCTCCAACTGGCATTGGGCTGGAAGATTTTTTCCCAAACTCTCCATTGTTCAATGCCCGTTTTGGAAGTGAAAACATCAATATGCAAACTTCACTTGAAGTTACAGATGACGAAGATGAGTTGGTAAATTCATTTTTGGTTTATGATGAAGAATTTGTTATCAATGAAGAAAGAAGACACTGTTTTGTCAATAGTTCCACCCAACCAAAGTCATTGAGAAGGGTATACAATGAAAGCAGTGAAATGGATGCTGAAGTTGTCTCTAATCTG AATGAACACATTAGTTCTGGTGAATACCCTGcattgaaaatgtttaaatCGTCACATGATGTTGTCCGTGGTGGCCCAAGTCGTCTAGCTTTGAACCAAAAAgcaaacaaagagaaaaaggagAGTATCATTCAAGATGATCTTTGGGCAGTGGAGACATCCTCTTGTGACTCAACTGCAGATGAACCAATTGAAATTTCTAGCTCTCCTTCCACTCCAACAAGATTGAAAAATCAGTATCATCTAAGACCAGAAAACCTCATATTACAAAGAACTGTAGCAGGAAGACCTCAAACACAGAAGGTTTCAAACAATGCAGTATCCCATCTAGAG GTTCAGAAGGAATTGCTCACTGTGAAATCAGAAAAAGATCAGAAAAATGCTCAAAATACTAGTTCAAGAGGgaacttaaaaaacaaaagccAACAATCCTCTGATGTCAACAACAATGGTTCTTTCTTTTACATGGAGATGACTTCAAATCAAAGCCTATTTCCACGTTCGGTGTATCTTGTAAATGTTGTCATAGGGATTTTGTTGTTAATAGTCATTAGTTGGGACGTATTATcatgttag
- the LOC114390610 gene encoding NAC domain-containing protein 76-like, with protein MDDIVGYGFRPTDEELVKFYLKHKLLDDDPCVHVILDVDLCEVEPWDVPLLLADSAVRFNGREWFFFSPVDYKYSNSKRVNRTTKCGFWKPTGKDRGIRSKDTNNVIGTKKTLVYYQGRVSSGVKSNWVIHEYHAVTFHESQRTFVLCRLMKKPGKTTEGGTDALICDEGGPSRSMVSDYENQATTQGIPSGGTFTGMETTFQGMHLAEKYFSPTQQSPTGIEQEEPSFTNYPFNNAYFRNEDNFMQTPFETKEEDAFLNSIFVDENLVINEESMHAFVNSSTQSESLRRVYCESSDTDAEVVSERDDNIVDVSTMCNEYPNSDGYYSSERFESSHGAVQDSLCLLSTNHEANQETMESILQNNFWGMEQSYCDSTANKPLEINYTEISSSPSTRRRWINQYHPRPDYFTSQKTDEDLRHRGRFQTMQYRM; from the exons ATGGATGATATTGTAGGATACGGTTTTCGTCCAACAGATGAAGAGCTTGTGAAGTTCTACCTCAAACACAAGTTGCTCGATGATGATCCCTGTGTCCACGTCATCCTCGACGTTGACCTTTGTGAAGTGGAACCTTGGGACGTACCAT TGTTATTAGCAGATTCAGCTGTGCGATTCAATGGCCGTGAATGGTTCTTCTTCAGTCCTGTTGATTACAAGTATTCAAATAGTAAAAGGGTTAACAGGACAACCAAGTGTGGCTTCTGGAAACCCACTGGAAAAGACCGTGGCATTAGGAGCAAGGACACCAACAATGTCATTGGGACTAAGAAAACTCTAGTTTACTATCAAGGCCGTGTTTCTAGTGGTGTCAAGTCCAATTGGGTTATTCATGAATATCATGCTGTTACCTTTCATGAAAGCCAG AGGACTTTTGTTTTATGTCGCTTGATGAAGAAACCTGGGAAAACAACTGAAGGTGGAACTGATGCACTGATCTGTGATGAAGGGGGGCCCAGTAGAAGCATGGTTTCTGACTATGAAAATCAGGCAACAACACAAGGAATTCCATCT ggagGTACTTTTACAGGAATGGAAACAACCTTTCAGGGAATGCATCTGGCTGAGAAATACTTCTCCCCAACACAACAGTCTCCCACTGGTATTGAGCAGGAAGAACCATCCTTTACAAACTATCCATTTAACAATGCCTATTTTAGAAATGAAGACAACTTTATGCAGACTCCATTTGAAACTAAGGAGGAAGATGCGTTCCTGAATTCAATTTTTGTTGATGAGAATTTAGTTATCAATGAAGAAAGTATGCATGCTTTTGTCAATAGCTCCACCCAATCAGAGTCATTGAGAAGGGTATATTGTGAAAGCAGTGATACAGATGCTGAAGTAGTCTCTGAAAGG GATGATAATATTGTTGATGTTTCAACAATGTGCAACGAATATCCTAATTCAGACGGATACTATTCATCAGAAAGGTTTGAATCATCACATGGTGCTGTCCAAGATAGCTTATGTCTTCTATCTACTAACCACGAAGCAAACCAAGAGACAATGGAAAGTATACTCCAAAATAATTTCTGGGGAATGGAGCAATCCTATTGTGACTCTACTGCAAATAAACCTTTGGAGATCAATTATACTGAAATTTCTAGTTCTCCTTCCACTCGGAGGAGATGGATAAATCAGTATCATCCAAGACCAGACTACTTCACATCCCAAAAGACTGATGAAGATCTGAGACACAGAGGAAGGTTTCAAACAATGCAGTATCGCATGTAG